TCGGTTCCACCCCGTGGCACCCGCTTTGAAAACATTGAGGCCGAGGGCATTGCCATAACGCGGGTCTGCCACAGTGACAACCCGGACGGTGTCGTACTGTATTTCCATGGTGGCGGTTATATCATCGGCTCCCCGCGAACGCACCGGGGAATTACCGGGCACCTCGCCAGGTCCAGCGGCACCATGGTAATCGTACCTGACTACCGGCTGGCCCCCGAAAACCCTTACCCGGCAGCCCTGGACGATGCGGAAGCCGTTTATCTGGCGCTGCTTGACGAGGGACATCCGCCGGCGTCACTAAGCCTTGCGGGCGACTCTGCCGGAGGCGGGCTGGCCATCGCACTGGCAATGCGCTTGCGGGACAAAGGGTTGCCCCTGCCCTCCTCACTGATGGTCATATCGCCCTGGACCGACCTTTCCAATGCACACCTTTACTCACCGGAATGCGAGCCGGTTCTGCAGAGACGCTGGATCGATAAGGCCGCCCGGCTGTATTGCGGTAGTGAGCCAGTTGCCAACCCTTACGTCTCTCCGGTTTATGGGGATCTTTCCGGTTTGCCCCCCTTGCTGATCCAGGTAGGCAGCCAGGAAATCCTGATGAACGACGCTCAGCGCCTGGCGAATGTGGCCAACCGGGACAGCGTGGATGCCCGGCTGGAAATCTATAACAGCCTTTGGCATGTGTTCCAGGTGCATGCCGGGCAACTGGACCGGGCCACCGAAGCGCTGGAAACGGCAGGCCAGTTTATTCGACGCCACCTCACCACCTGATGGTCTCGCGGCAATCAGGTTTTTAACGTTGTCAGATCGGGCAGGGACAACTCACCGCGCACCAGTGCCTCTTTCTGCCGGCGCGGCCAACGTTTGATCTGCCACTCCAGTTTTGACGCAGTTACCCGGTCCCGGGTCTCGGCAGAGAAGACCAGCTCAAGGGGCCCCTTTCCCCGCAGGCTCCTGGCGCCCTTCGGGGCACCGGCCTGATGCTCCGCAAACCGGCGTGGCACATCTGTAGTGATGCCGGTGTAGAGGGCTCCCCTGGCCGTTCGCACCATATAGACAAACCACTGGCTCATGCAGATGATACCTTGGCCATTTTTTCGCGGGCCTTGCGTTGCTGAATCCATAACCCCGCGACAATCAGAACCAGACCAATGTAGGTGGACGGCAGAATGATTTCGCCAAGGATGAAATAGATAAATATCAGGGACAGGAACGGGGAGATAAAAATCAGGTTGCTCACCCGGGAGGTATTCTCGGCCTTTTTCATGGCATAGGACCATAGAATAAACGCAATCCCCATCTCGAAAACGCCTACGTAGATGGCGGCCGTAAGGCCGGTACCTGGACTGAAGTCAAAGCCCGCTGTCAGGGCACAGATCGCCACGATCACCGGCAAGCCGCACAGGAAATTCAGAAACAGCCCCACCACCGGGTCCCGGGTGTCCCGCGTGGCAATTATCCAGTAGGAGGCCCAGACCAGAGTGCTGCCGATCGCATACGCCACTCCAAGTGGGTCGGAGAAGATCATTGAAAAGACATCACCCCGGGTCGCAATCACCACCACACCGCTGTAACAGATCAGCCCGGCAATGATATCCGCACGCCTCAGCCGCTGTCCCAGAAAGGGCACCGAGAGGTACGCCAACACCAGTGCCCAGGTGTAGTTCAGGGGCTGGGCTTCCTGGGCAGGGAGTCGATCAAAGGCGCCGAACAGCAGAAAATAATACAGGCAGGGGTTGATCAACCCCATTCCGATGGACTGCAGATACTGGCGCCGACTCAGCTGGAAAACCAGGTGCCAGCGACGCTGGAGCATGAGTACCAGTGCCATAACCAGCACCGAGGCGGAACAGGCCACCACCAGCATTTGAATCGGGCTCAGCTCCCGCAACGACAGCTTGAAGGCTGTGGCTACGGTGGACCAGAGCAGCACCGTGCCCAGACCATACAGCATGGCGTGTTTCTGGTTAGTCATGAGCCTCGTCCTTTTCGCTATCCAGCCAGCGGTAAAGAGTGCGACGATTTACCCCCAGTATCTGTGCGGCCCGCCGCTTGTTGCCATCCACGGCGGTGATAACACGCTCGACATAGTCCTGCTGAATCTGATCCAGGGTGGGCCAGTCTGCGAGATTTCCTGCGGGCAGGCCGGGCCTTGCTTCAGGTGTCTCCGTTCGGCGTTTACGTATCCGGGCGGGCAGATGCTCCGGGAGGATTACCTCGCCTTCGCAGAAGGTCACAGCCCTCTCTATGGCACTGCCCAACTCTCTGACATTGCCCGGAAACGGGTAGTCAGAGAGGATCTGTGATACCACCTCGCTCATCTGCAGGAAACCACGGTTGTGCCGCTTCGCCGAATCCCTCAGAAAGTGCATTGCAAGGAGGTCCACGTCATCTCCACGCTCCCGCAGCGGAGGCACGACCAGGGTCAGGGTTTCCAGCCGGTAATACAGGTCTTCCCGGAAGTTCCCCTGCTCCACTGCTTTGATCAGATCCTGATGGGTTGCAGCGATGATGCGCACATCCACCGTCTCTTCCTGATCGGCGCCCACCGGCTTGATCGTGCCCTCCTGCAATACCCGCAACAACTTCGCCTGCAACGCCAGGGGCATTTCTCCGATTTCATCCAGCAGCAGCGTGCCACCATCCGCCTCCGCAAACAGCCCCGGACGCGCGGAATTCGCCCCGGTGAAGGCGCCGGCTTCATGACCGAAAAACTCACTTTCCATCAGTTCCTGTGGAATGCCGGCACAATTAACCGGGATAAACGGCCGGCCCCTGCGGTCACTCTCCCTGTGGATTGCGCGGGCCACCAGCTCCTTGCCGGTCCCGCTTTCACCACTGACCAGAACCGCAGCCTGGCTTCTGGCCACCTGTTTGATCTCATTCCTCAGCTGTACCAATGCCCGGCTTTCACCCACCAGGCCGAGTGAATTGTCTTCTGTGGTCTGCGACTTGTAGCGAGCCAGTTCGCTGGTAATGGCCGCGTGGGCCAGCAAACGCTTGATCTTCAATCTCAGATGATCGGTGGAGAGTGGTTTGGTGAGAAAATCATCGGCGCCCGCCTTGAGGGCGTCCACCGCCTGATCGACCGTGCCAAAAGCAGTAATGATGATAAACGGCACCGACCTGCCTTCAGCCTGCAGCTGCCGGAGTATCGACAACCCATCACCATCCGGAAGCCGGAGATCCGAGACAACCAGATCAGCGCCTGATTCCAGGGCGAGCCTGCGCCCTTCCTCCGCTGTTCCGGCGCAGATTACCCGGTAACCGTCCACCTCAAGCTCTTCCGCCAGCAAGGTTCGTAAACTGGCGTCGTCTTCCACCAGCAGAATCGAGGATGGATTACGGCTCATGACTGACCTCCCCCAAGGGCTTCCTGGTATTGATAAACCGGCCAGAAAGTAGACATCCGGCATCCCCCCTCACGGCTCGAGCCTACCTCAATCCGGCCGCCGTGCTCTTTGAGCACACTGCCAACAACAGCGAGCCCCAGACCCGTCCCTTCACCCGCAGCGCGGGTACTGAAGAAGGGTTCGAAAATCCGCTCACGCATGGCTTCCGCTATCCCCGGACCATCGTCATCCACCCGCAGCTCCCACAGCCCGTCATGTTCGGCAAGAGTCACCGTCACTGCTGAGCGGGCCGCCTGGCAGGCATTACGGATGATATTCACGCATGCCATTTCAAGGCGGGTCGGCTCTGCCAGGATGTCTGCCGGCCTGTCGGGGATCGCGGACCGGATTTCCACCCCCTGGCACCTGGGTTCTTCACGGATTCGCCCCACGACTTCCTTTGCGGTTGCCGCAAGATCGGTCTTGCGGCGGGAGTCAGGAACATGACGGAAGCAATCCAATAGCTGCTGGATGATCAGTGTCATGCGTTCAACCTGGTGCTCTATATCCTTGAGATGCCGCCTGTCACCGTCAGCCAGATCGCCCCGGCCCATTATGTTGGCACGACCCTGAATGACACTTAGTGGAGCGCCAAGTTCGTGGGCAACGCCACCCGCCACGCGACCAATCATGGCCACTTTCTCCTGGTATTCGAGCTGCTCGGCAAGCTCTCTTTCACGCTCGACGCTCGCCCTTATTTCTCTTTCTGCCTGCATCATGCGCTCCCCCATATCGCGCAGGCCCTCATGAATCTGGCGCAGTTCCCGTGGCCCGGCGGGCGCTTCGTCAACTCGCCAGCGCCCGGGTGCCATCTGCTCCATGATTCCCAGCAAACGGCTGACATGACGCCCGACTGCGCCGTAGTGTCCCAGCACCACAACGAGGATGACCATCAGCGACACCATTGACCAGATGGTGACGGCCCAGATGCGGCTGGATGCCACCAACTCGTGGAAGTCACTGCGCTTGCGAGTCACCTGAAGCAGCCCCTGGATCCGGCCATCGCCGGCAATCAGCGGCGTGAACTGGGAAAAAACAGAAACCCCGTCTACCCGGCGAAAAGCACCGCCAACTTTACCGCTGGCGATAACCCGATCGGCACTGTCACTGCGGGTGACGTCAGTGTCAGCAACCCCCAGACTGGCAACCTGCTGACCATCCTCATCGAAAACGGAGGCCCCAAACACCCGGCCAATCCGGAATATCGATTTCAGCGACTCGCCCATGACAATTTCATCGCCATCGGACATGGCCTGTGAGAGCGGGCCGCTAACCGCACGGGCAACAAGCTCCAGATCCTCTCTCAGACGATCGTTCAGGTTTTCCTCCACGGCACCCAGCCCCACATAGATAGCGACACCACTGAACACCATAAGCGGAACGACGATGCTCAATACCAGGGTCAGGCGTAGTGACCGGAACATTTTTTGAGCGGTGAGCACAGGCCTTTTCATGGCGAACTCCGACAAAGTGTCACACATCTATGCCACATGTGACATTTCGCCACAACAGACATTACCTACCCTTAACCCTTCACAAACCATAACCTGTTGTTTTTATGATATTTAGCGGGATATATAGAAACTGGCACAAGGCTTGATAGGTATCAGAGGGACAGCATCAATCAACCAGAACCACCCTCACGGTTCGCCAGGATTGTTTGTAGAACAAGCAAGCAATCCAATCACTGCAAAAGGAGAAAGTTATGAACAAGCTTCTCGTTTCACTGACCGCATCCCTGGCACTGCTTGCCGCCGGCCCTGCCCTCGCGCAGGACAACCAGCAAAGCCCGGAATCTACTGACAGCGACGGTGGCTACAGCGACCCGGCTGCTGCAGGCACCCAGAACACCAATTTCAACGACCAGGAACTGAAGCAGTTCGTTAAAGCTCAGGAAGGCATCAATGATATCCGTGACGAATACATGGAGAAAATTGAAGCAGCCGATTCCCAGCAAAAAGCCCAGGAACTGCAGATGGAAGCCAATGATGAGATGGTGACCGTAATCGAGGATGCCGGGATGGATATTCCCACCTACAACTCTATCGCAACTGCCTACAACAGCGAGCCGCAGGTACGGAACCGCGTTGACGCGCTGATGTAAGCGACTGCCTGCGATCGTGTCGTTTCAGGCCCCGCATTAGCGGGGCCTTTTTGGTTGCACCAACCGGTATGGCGCAACCACTGTGCCGGCTTATTGTGGTACCTTGCGTACAAGAATCAGTTGATAACGGCCGGAGACAGGACATGCGAAGATTTTGCCATTGGCGGACCCCATTGTTTGCGATGGTTATTCTGCTACTGGCTGGCTGTTCGGACAGCCCCGCTCCAACCGCAACCAGTGAAGATGCCGAAGACAAGCCCACCTACCCGGTCACCTGGCGGTTCGCCCTGGAAGAAATTGAGGGCAGCGTCCAGCACCGTTATGCGCTGGAACTGAAAGAGCGTATCGAAAGTATCTCGGACGGCAATATCCTTATCGACATCTTTCCCTACGGCTCGATCGGAACGTCCATCCAGTTAACCGATCTGGCCCGCGAGGGGTCGGTCCATCTTGCCTTTGCATCCCCCGGGCATCTGGCCGATGTGGTTCCGGAAACCGGCGTTTTCACCCTCCACTTCCTGCTGTCGGAAGACGAGAATGTGAACCGGGATATTCTGGCCAGTGACGAACTGGTGCAGGTGTTCAGCGAACCCTACGCAGAACAGAACCTCCAGCTCCACGGCTTTGTACCCGAGGGCTGGATGGTCTGGACCGCCAACAAACCCCTGAGAACACCTGCCGATTTCGACGGGCTCGCATTCCGCACCATGACCTCGAAGATTTCAGCGGAAGCCTACAGGGCCTATGGCGCGACACCGACTCCGGCCCCCTACTCGCAGGTATACAGCGACCTGCAGTTACGCCGTATCGAAGGGCAGGCCAACCCGGTTTTTGCCATTGAAGAGATGGGGTTTTACGAGGTCCAGAACACCATGACCTTTGCCAGGCCCGCCCAGTTTGTCACCTCAGTGGTTTCCAACAAGGCGTGGTTTGACGCCCTCCCGGACGACCAGAAACGCTGGCTGGAAGACGCGCTGGATGAGGTTTCACCTCTTGCCTGGGAAGTACAGGCGGAGCTCAATGCCAGCCGCCTTGAAACCATCCGGCAGAACAGCGACATTCGTACCGTTGAGCTGACAGAAGAAGAGCGCGACCGTTTCCGCGAAGCCAGCCTGTCGGTTCGCGAAAGCTACGCCCGCATCGCGGGCAAACGGGGAGAAGCCATTCTGGAACGCCTCATCGGCATGGTCGATGAGGCGGAGTCGGACGTCCCCGACCTCTGACCCGGAAGGCAGATCACATCATTCCGGAACCAGCCAGTCCATCGTTGACGTAATGCCAAGACCGTCACTGGCGGAAACAGCTTCCATCATCGCCGCGAGCCTGCGGTCAAACCCCCAGGGTGGATTGATCACCAGCATCCCGGAGCCGGACATACCACGCTCCGGTGATTGCCTGAGCGTAATCTCACTGCAAAGCACTTTTCGCACAGGGCCGCCGGATACTGCATTTTTTAGTCTTTCATGGGGGCTGCCGGCCAGAATCGGGTACCAGATCAGGTACACCCCGTGCCGGCATTTCTGCCAGGCTCGCGTCAGCGCCTCCGCCACATCTTCATACTCGCTTTTTACCTCATAGGAAGGATCCGTCAGCACCAGCAGCCTTGGCTGTCTGGGAGGCAAGCCACGGAGCAGCCCTTTCAGTCCATCCTCCCGGCAGATCCGGACCCCGGAACGCCCGGCACCCCACTGGGCCAAGGTTTCACTTTCGGCCGGATGCAGTTCAAAGGCCGTCAGGCTGTCCTGATCACGCAGATACCTGTAAAACCAGTGGGGAGAACCGGGATAGCGCTCAATCTCACCGTGGGGCCCGGCTCCGGCTGCCAGCTCCTCGATGAGAGCCTGCCAGTCATCCGATTGCAGTTGCTGCCTGTAGCGCCAGACTTTTTGAATTCCCGAGTCTGCTTCACCCGTTTTCTGCGCCCTGTCACCGGCAAGATCATAGCCTGCACTGCCTGCGTGGGTATCAAAGCAGGCAATCGCAGAGGGCTTGGCCTGCATCATTCGCAAAGCCAGCACCAGCGCTGAATGTTTCTGGATATCGGCGAAATTACCGGCGTGAAAAGCATGGAGGTAACTCAACATCATCAGGACTCCCGGTTGACGGACAGGTATTAGGCACCAGTGAAACAGCCGAGGCAAGACTTGAGAACCTGTCCCTGACTGATATCCTTTAGCCCTGATTTGCATGAGGACACCAGTTTGCCAACCCCTAGAAATGACACTGCCGATCGACTGTACAGCCTGATCGCCAACGAGGAAGACGCCCGCGTCTGCACCGATATTCCCGAGGAAGCCTGCCGCGAGGTTCCCCGCAACTTCTTCCTGATTCTTGGCAGCAACGTGCTGACCAAACTCGGCGATTTGTTGATCAGCCCCAAAACGGTCCTGGCCTGGCTGCTGAGTGCGATCGGCGCACCTGCGCTGGTGGCCTGGCTGGTACCGATCCGTGAATCGGGATCGATGATTCCGCAGATGGTGATCGGAGCCTGGGTGAGGCAAAAGCCGGTGCGCAAATGGTTCTGGACGCTCGGGAGCTTCGGGCAGGCGGCAAGTGTCGTCGCCATGGCTGCAAGTGTGTGGTTTTTGGAGGGCTACGCTGCCGGTGGCAGCATCATTGCCGCACTCATCGTTTTTTCCCTGGCCCGCGGCTTCTGCTCCGTTTCCATGAAGGACGTGCAGGGCAAGTGCATTCCCAAAACCCGGCGGGGACGGCTGTCCGGGCTGGCGTCCACCCTCGGCGGCACCGCCACCGTTATCCTGACGGCCCTGCTGTTCTGGGACCGGGGGGATCCGACGATCGGCTTTTATACGGTGCTGCTGCTACTGGCTGCCGCACTCTGGATTATTGCCGGCTTCCTGTTTGCCGGTGTTGAAGAATACGACGGTGAAACCGGCGGTGGTGGCAATGCCATGGCAGAAGCCTTCAACAGTCTTTCCCTGCTCCGCGATGACGTTCCGTTCCGGAAATTTGTGGTCACCCGGGCATTGCTGCTTTGTTCGGCCCTGGCCGCCCCCTACTTTGTGGTTCTGGCACAGAAGGAATCCGATATTGGCTGGATGCTGGGGGTTTTCCTGCTGGCCAGCAGTCTCGCCAGCTCACTCAGCGCCAGTTTCTGGGGCTGGGCTGCCGACACCTCGAGTCGGAAAGTGATGATTCGTGGCGCCGCCATGGCCAGTGGCGTATGCCTGGTCGTGGGCACCATCGCACTGATCGACGGAACCGAAACCGGCAGCGTCTGGTTTTACCCGGTCGCTTTCTTCATTCTGAGCGTGGCCCATGCCGGTGTACGGCTGGGCAGAAAAACCTACCTGGTGGATATGGCCGGAGGTAACAAACGCACCGACTATACGGCGGTGAGCAACACCGTCATCGGTGGCCTGCTGCTGGTAACGGGTGGCTTTACGGCGCTGATCTCGATGGTTTCGGATGTGGCGGTCATTCTTGTGCTGGGCCTGATGGGGCTGGCGGGTATGTTCAGTGCGCTACGTTTGCAGGAGGTAACCTCAGATTGACTGGCTGCAGGCTCACAAAGGCGACTTCCCGTCATTCAGGGCCAGGGCGCCCTTTACGATGCGGTAAATAATCCAGATGGATACGCCCAGAAGCACGAACCAGCCAACGATAAGGGGAGTGGTCACAATGCCGACAACAGTCCACAGCAGCCCTATCCAGAAGGTGCGGATCTGCCAGCGAAAATGAGGTTCTATCCAGGTGTTTTTGACATCATCAAGCTTGACGTAATTGATGATTACGCCGGCGAGGCCGGTGATCCCTCCGACAAAGAACGATAGCGCCTGAAGGATATAAACCAGCACCGCCAGATTGCGGCCTGGTTCTTCGCGGCGGGACAGCGGATCATCGTCGGCGGGAATGTATTCAGGCTCAGACAATGGATTCTCCACTCAGTGACTGTCCGGTTTGTAACCCAGACGGAAACCGCCCCAGTGTTTACCGTTCACATAAATCGGCACCGACAGGTCATGCATGATTTCCCCGGTATCCCGACGATAGGTCTGCAGCAGCATACTCTGGGTATGGCTGCCACAACGGGCGCCGGTGCGGTCGTTGAACAGCCGCTTGCTGCGGCTTTTCATCAGGTCCACTTTCGGATCGCCGGTTGGTGCATGGGCAAAATCGCGGTTATGGGTCGGCACATAGCCATCGGGCGCGATGGCAATGGCATACACCATGGACGGGTGAGCTGCCTTTACCGCTTCCTGCACCGATGGAAGCTGCTGGTCAGTAAACCGGTCATAACTGCTTGAGTACTTCTGGGGATCGGTATTCGGTATGGGCCCCCTCTTCTTGTCGAAGAGAGCGTTCTCGGACAGCTGTCCGTCACGAACCGCCTGTTCGAAGAGCTTGCCGATACGGTCTGCACCCTGGCGGGCCTGATCATAGAAGGCCCGATGATAACTTTCATCACTGTTCAGGGCAAAGGCGGCATTAGCCTCTTCCGCCAATTCCATCAGGGTTGCGGCCTGCTGGGCAAGGGAAGCCACGCTGGTATCACTCTCCGTGATCTGGTCCCGGACCGTTTCAATGGCGCCAGACACCTGCTGCAGGCTTTGTTCGTTATTCTGGTCAATCTCGGCAATACGGGCCACCTGCTGCTGAACCCGGTCGGATTGATCGCGAATCTGATCCAGGCGCTCACCGACACTTTCAACCGATTCCAGGCCGGCCTCGACGCTTTTGGCAAGGTCCTCGATTCGCGAGACAATCAGGGAGGTATCAGAGCGGATTTCCTGAAGGGTTTCCGCCACTTCACGGGTTGCCTGTGCGGTTCGACCGGCCAGTTGCCTGACCTCATCGGCGACAACGGCGAAGCCGCGCCCCTGATCGCCCGCACGGGCCGCTTCAATGGCCGCGTTGAGTGCAAGTAGATTGGTCTGTTCTGCGATTCCCTGAATGGTGGTGGTGACACCCTGGATCTTGTTGGATTTCTCGTTCAGCTCCTGGATCAGCCTCAGATTCTCGCTGGACTGCTCGTGCACAGCCCGCACACTGTCTATGGCCGATGTCAGCGCCTCCCGGCCTTCAATGCTCACCTGCCGATTCTGCAGGGCCATGGTAGCGGCGTCCGTGGCCTGCTGGGCGGATTCCCGCACACTTTCTGTAATCTGCCCGGCATACTCCGACATCTGCGCGGTTTCACTGACCTGGCGGTCCAGGCGAACCTTTAACTGATCCGCTGCGAAAGACACCTGGGCCGCCGAAATCGCGCTCTTGTCGGCACTTCCAGACAGCGCCTCGATCAAGGCGCGACCGGCCTTCGCCTCGGTAAGGAGGCCTGCACACTGTTTACCCAGGAGGCTATCATCAGAAAGCTCGCCGGCGTTCAGTTGCTTGAGGGAACGCTCTACCGGCTCCAGTACCCGCAGTACCAGATAAGCGGTGGCTACCACCAGGCCAATTACCAGGCCCACCAAAACCGACGAACCGTCCAGCCCGATCAACGGTGCCCCCATAGTCGCCACGATGGCAACAACAAACGCAACCGATACCCCCAGAAACAGAATAGGTCGACTGAGTAAACCCATAGCCACCTCGTTATTATCATTATTAATGAATGCATCTTTATTGGATATTACCCGTGAGAGTAATGAATTGACCTGCGTTAATAACTGCTACTTTAGTTCACTGACAATTGTTTTTCGGCAGGCTGCTACAAATCTGAAACA
Above is a genomic segment from Marinobacter panjinensis containing:
- a CDS encoding alpha/beta hydrolase, which codes for MIQTALETGLRQTMIHLIRPLLHPAVPVSIQRKLVSKAYLTSVPPRGTRFENIEAEGIAITRVCHSDNPDGVVLYFHGGGYIIGSPRTHRGITGHLARSSGTMVIVPDYRLAPENPYPAALDDAEAVYLALLDEGHPPASLSLAGDSAGGGLAIALAMRLRDKGLPLPSSLMVISPWTDLSNAHLYSPECEPVLQRRWIDKAARLYCGSEPVANPYVSPVYGDLSGLPPLLIQVGSQEILMNDAQRLANVANRDSVDARLEIYNSLWHVFQVHAGQLDRATEALETAGQFIRRHLTT
- a CDS encoding ATP-binding protein, with the translated sequence MKRPVLTAQKMFRSLRLTLVLSIVVPLMVFSGVAIYVGLGAVEENLNDRLREDLELVARAVSGPLSQAMSDGDEIVMGESLKSIFRIGRVFGASVFDEDGQQVASLGVADTDVTRSDSADRVIASGKVGGAFRRVDGVSVFSQFTPLIAGDGRIQGLLQVTRKRSDFHELVASSRIWAVTIWSMVSLMVILVVVLGHYGAVGRHVSRLLGIMEQMAPGRWRVDEAPAGPRELRQIHEGLRDMGERMMQAEREIRASVERERELAEQLEYQEKVAMIGRVAGGVAHELGAPLSVIQGRANIMGRGDLADGDRRHLKDIEHQVERMTLIIQQLLDCFRHVPDSRRKTDLAATAKEVVGRIREEPRCQGVEIRSAIPDRPADILAEPTRLEMACVNIIRNACQAARSAVTVTLAEHDGLWELRVDDDGPGIAEAMRERIFEPFFSTRAAGEGTGLGLAVVGSVLKEHGGRIEVGSSREGGCRMSTFWPVYQYQEALGGGQS
- a CDS encoding 23S rRNA (adenine(2030)-N(6))-methyltransferase RlmJ, translating into MLSYLHAFHAGNFADIQKHSALVLALRMMQAKPSAIACFDTHAGSAGYDLAGDRAQKTGEADSGIQKVWRYRQQLQSDDWQALIEELAAGAGPHGEIERYPGSPHWFYRYLRDQDSLTAFELHPAESETLAQWGAGRSGVRICREDGLKGLLRGLPPRQPRLLVLTDPSYEVKSEYEDVAEALTRAWQKCRHGVYLIWYPILAGSPHERLKNAVSGGPVRKVLCSEITLRQSPERGMSGSGMLVINPPWGFDRRLAAMMEAVSASDGLGITSTMDWLVPE
- a CDS encoding sigma-54-dependent transcriptional regulator codes for the protein MSRNPSSILLVEDDASLRTLLAEELEVDGYRVICAGTAEEGRRLALESGADLVVSDLRLPDGDGLSILRQLQAEGRSVPFIIITAFGTVDQAVDALKAGADDFLTKPLSTDHLRLKIKRLLAHAAITSELARYKSQTTEDNSLGLVGESRALVQLRNEIKQVARSQAAVLVSGESGTGKELVARAIHRESDRRGRPFIPVNCAGIPQELMESEFFGHEAGAFTGANSARPGLFAEADGGTLLLDEIGEMPLALQAKLLRVLQEGTIKPVGADQEETVDVRIIAATHQDLIKAVEQGNFREDLYYRLETLTLVVPPLRERGDDVDLLAMHFLRDSAKRHNRGFLQMSEVVSQILSDYPFPGNVRELGSAIERAVTFCEGEVILPEHLPARIRKRRTETPEARPGLPAGNLADWPTLDQIQQDYVERVITAVDGNKRRAAQILGVNRRTLYRWLDSEKDEAHD
- a CDS encoding DUF4168 domain-containing protein translates to MNKLLVSLTASLALLAAGPALAQDNQQSPESTDSDGGYSDPAAAGTQNTNFNDQELKQFVKAQEGINDIRDEYMEKIEAADSQQKAQELQMEANDEMVTVIEDAGMDIPTYNSIATAYNSEPQVRNRVDALM
- a CDS encoding methyl-accepting chemotaxis protein, coding for MGLLSRPILFLGVSVAFVVAIVATMGAPLIGLDGSSVLVGLVIGLVVATAYLVLRVLEPVERSLKQLNAGELSDDSLLGKQCAGLLTEAKAGRALIEALSGSADKSAISAAQVSFAADQLKVRLDRQVSETAQMSEYAGQITESVRESAQQATDAATMALQNRQVSIEGREALTSAIDSVRAVHEQSSENLRLIQELNEKSNKIQGVTTTIQGIAEQTNLLALNAAIEAARAGDQGRGFAVVADEVRQLAGRTAQATREVAETLQEIRSDTSLIVSRIEDLAKSVEAGLESVESVGERLDQIRDQSDRVQQQVARIAEIDQNNEQSLQQVSGAIETVRDQITESDTSVASLAQQAATLMELAEEANAAFALNSDESYHRAFYDQARQGADRIGKLFEQAVRDGQLSENALFDKKRGPIPNTDPQKYSSSYDRFTDQQLPSVQEAVKAAHPSMVYAIAIAPDGYVPTHNRDFAHAPTGDPKVDLMKSRSKRLFNDRTGARCGSHTQSMLLQTYRRDTGEIMHDLSVPIYVNGKHWGGFRLGYKPDSH
- a CDS encoding MFS transporter — translated: MPTPRNDTADRLYSLIANEEDARVCTDIPEEACREVPRNFFLILGSNVLTKLGDLLISPKTVLAWLLSAIGAPALVAWLVPIRESGSMIPQMVIGAWVRQKPVRKWFWTLGSFGQAASVVAMAASVWFLEGYAAGGSIIAALIVFSLARGFCSVSMKDVQGKCIPKTRRGRLSGLASTLGGTATVILTALLFWDRGDPTIGFYTVLLLLAAALWIIAGFLFAGVEEYDGETGGGGNAMAEAFNSLSLLRDDVPFRKFVVTRALLLCSALAAPYFVVLAQKESDIGWMLGVFLLASSLASSLSASFWGWAADTSSRKVMIRGAAMASGVCLVVGTIALIDGTETGSVWFYPVAFFILSVAHAGVRLGRKTYLVDMAGGNKRTDYTAVSNTVIGGLLLVTGGFTALISMVSDVAVILVLGLMGLAGMFSALRLQEVTSD
- a CDS encoding DMT family transporter, translated to MTNQKHAMLYGLGTVLLWSTVATAFKLSLRELSPIQMLVVACSASVLVMALVLMLQRRWHLVFQLSRRQYLQSIGMGLINPCLYYFLLFGAFDRLPAQEAQPLNYTWALVLAYLSVPFLGQRLRRADIIAGLICYSGVVVIATRGDVFSMIFSDPLGVAYAIGSTLVWASYWIIATRDTRDPVVGLFLNFLCGLPVIVAICALTAGFDFSPGTGLTAAIYVGVFEMGIAFILWSYAMKKAENTSRVSNLIFISPFLSLIFIYFILGEIILPSTYIGLVLIVAGLWIQQRKAREKMAKVSSA
- a CDS encoding DUF4870 family protein; its protein translation is MSEPEYIPADDDPLSRREEPGRNLAVLVYILQALSFFVGGITGLAGVIINYVKLDDVKNTWIEPHFRWQIRTFWIGLLWTVVGIVTTPLIVGWFVLLGVSIWIIYRIVKGALALNDGKSPL
- the dctP gene encoding TRAP transporter substrate-binding protein DctP, with protein sequence MRRFCHWRTPLFAMVILLLAGCSDSPAPTATSEDAEDKPTYPVTWRFALEEIEGSVQHRYALELKERIESISDGNILIDIFPYGSIGTSIQLTDLAREGSVHLAFASPGHLADVVPETGVFTLHFLLSEDENVNRDILASDELVQVFSEPYAEQNLQLHGFVPEGWMVWTANKPLRTPADFDGLAFRTMTSKISAEAYRAYGATPTPAPYSQVYSDLQLRRIEGQANPVFAIEEMGFYEVQNTMTFARPAQFVTSVVSNKAWFDALPDDQKRWLEDALDEVSPLAWEVQAELNASRLETIRQNSDIRTVELTEEERDRFREASLSVRESYARIAGKRGEAILERLIGMVDEAESDVPDL
- a CDS encoding GIY-YIG nuclease family protein; protein product: MSQWFVYMVRTARGALYTGITTDVPRRFAEHQAGAPKGARSLRGKGPLELVFSAETRDRVTASKLEWQIKRWPRRQKEALVRGELSLPDLTTLKT